The following nucleotide sequence is from Streptomyces brevispora.
GGCGGCGTCAGCGCGTACGCCCTGTCGGCCGGTGAGCACTCCACCGGGCTCTGGCTGGTGGCGGGCGGTACGTACGGGCCCGAGCGGATCGCGGAACTGCCGGGGCGCTGCTCCGGCGGGGTCTGGCTGGACCGGGCAGGACGGCTGCTGGCCCTGGACCGGGAGCCGGCGGGGGGCGGCCCGGTGAAGGCGGTCGCGGTGGACCTCGGCCGGGGCGCCGAGATGACACCGCTGCTCCAGATCGCCCCGGACAGCGACGACCGGCTGCTGCTCGCCGACCCGGACAGCGGCCTCCTGCTGATCCGTTCGGACGCGCCGGGGCACGACCGGATCGGCTGGGGGGTCCTGGGCAGTTGTCTGCCGGTGCGCTTCCCGGAATGCCTGCGGCTGCCGGACGTCGCGGTGACGCCGTTCGCCGTGCAGCCGGGGCAGATGCTGATGCCGGAGAGCTGCGCGGTCGCCCTGCGGATCGACGGGGCGGCGGGCAGCTGGGTGGGGGTGTGGCGTCCCGCGGGCCGCCGGCTGCACCAGCTCCCCGTGCCCGAGGGGTGGCTGGCGGGCAGTGGTGTCTGGTCCCGCGAGGGGGTGCTCGCACTCCCGTACACGAACGGGGAGACGGCCTGCGCGGTGGCGCTCCTGGAGGCACCGGCCGACGTGGAACGGGCCAGGTGCCCCTCCCCGGCCGGATACCCGGAAAGCGGTATGCAACCGTCCGCGGCCGTGGCGCCTCCTCCTGTGTACAGACCGGTTCCCTTGGGACAGGCGCCTCTCGTGGGGCGTACCGCTCCCGCTCGGCCCGACCGGTCTAAAGTTGAGCCGGGGGTTCACGCATTCGCGCACCGCGGTCGCCGACGGTGACCGTTCTCGGGTGACGGTGGCGTGAGGACCCCGGAGACCAGCACGTAAGCGATCGCAACGGGGTGACTTCCCACATGTCTGAAGCCCGAACCGACACGACCCAGACGCGTCCGCCGGGGGCGGACGCGGAACGGGCCGCAGCCGGCGGCTCCGGAAAGCACCGAGGGGGTGTGGCGCCGGACGACTCGGCAGCACAACCGCTCGGCCGCCACCGCCGCACCTCCGAAGGGGGCAGCAGGGCGGCCTGACCGCCCGGAACATCAACGAGGGAACGAGGGAGGGGGAGCCCCCGCGGCCGGCCGGCCGCGGGGGCTCCCCCTTGCACGAATCCCGTGCACGAATCCCATGCACGGATCCCTTGCGCGGATCGCGCGACCGATCGGCTGCGGAGGCCCTCCCCCGTCCGGGCCCGCGGCCGGTCAGCCACGCTTCAGGCCGAGCACCTCCGCCGCGGCGAACGTCTCGTTCGGCGGGCGGTCCTCGTAGTACGGGGAGATCAGCTCGTCCAGCTCGTCGAAGGAGAACGTCTCCTTGGACGAGTCGAACTTCGCCGCCACCCGCGGGCGTTCGACGATCGCGACCATCCCGCCGTGCACCACGAGCAGCTGCCCGTTGACCTTGGCGGCGGCCGGGGAGGCCAGATAGCCGACGAGCGGCGAGACATGCTCGGGTGCGAGCGCGTCGAGCCGGCCGTCCTGCGGTTCCTGGAAGCCCGCGAAGACGTCCTGGGTCATCCGGGTCCGGGCGCGCGGGCAGATGACGTTGGCGGTGACGCCGTACTTGGCCAGGGCCAGCGCGGTGGACGTGGTCAGCCCGACGATGCCGCCCTTGGCCGCCGCGTAGTTGGGCTGCCCCGCCGAACCGGCCAGGAACGCCTCCGACGAGGTGTTGACGATCCGGCCGTAGACCGGGCCGCCGGACGCCTTGGACCGGGACCGCCAGTGGGCAGCGGCGAAGTGCGTGGTGTTGAAGTGGCCCTTGAGGTGCACCCGTATGACCGAGTCCCACTCGTCCTCGGTCATCGAGAAGATCATCCGGTCGCGCAGGATGCCCGCGTTGTTGACCAGGATGTCGAGCTGCCCGTACGTCTCGACGGCCAGCTGCACCAGGGCCCGGGCCTCCTCGTGGCCGGACACGTCGCCGAGGTGCGCGACCGCCCGGCCCCCGGCCGCCCGGATCTCCTCGGCGACCTGTTCGGCGGGGGCCGCGGACGCCTCGCCGGAGCCGTCGCGGCCCGGCTGCCCGTAGTCGTTGACGACGACGGCCGCGCCGAGCCGCGCCAGTTCCAGCGCTTCGGCGCGCCCGAGGCCGCGGCCGGCGCCGGTGACGATCGCGGACAGTCCGTCCAGGGGAAGTGACATCGGATCTCGGGGTCCTCTCGGGAGGGGGCGGGGCGGTGGTTCAGAGTTCGATGCAGGTACGCAGCGACTCGCCGGTCCGCATCTGGTCGAGGGCGTCGTTGATCCCGTCGAGCCGCACCCGGTGGGTGATCATCGATTCGAGGTCGATGCGGCCGGCCCGCCAGAGCGCGATGGCCCGTTCGTACGACCGGAGCACGTCCCCTCCCCCGTACATGGAGGGCAGGATCCGCTTCTCGTCGAAGAACAGCTCGAACATGTTGACCTGGAAGTTGTCGTCCATGGCGCCCGCGCCGACGATGCAGAGGGTGCCGCCGCGCCGGGTGTTCTCGTACGCCGTGCGGGCCGTGGCCGACTTGCCGACGACCTCGAAAACGTAGTCGAAGCCCTCGCCCGCGGTGATCCGCTGTTTGGCGTCGGCGAACTCGTCGGGCGAGACGGCCTCGGTCGCACCGAACCGCAGCGCCGCCTCGCGCCGGGAGGCCACCGGGTCCACGGCGATGATCTGGGCGGCGCCCTGCACCCTGGCGCCCTGGATGGTGGAGATGCCGACGCCGCCGCAGCCGATCACGGCGACCGACGAACCGGCCTCCACCTTCGCGGTGTTGATGGCCGCGCCGAGGCCGGTGGTGACCCCGCAGCCGATCAGCGCGGCGATCTCGAACGGCACGTCGTCGGGGATCGGCACCGCGCAGCCCGCGCCGACGACGACCTCCTCGGTGAAGGTGCCGGTGCCGGCGAATCCGAAGACATCGCCGCCGGGGCGCTTGAAGTTGGGGGTGCCCGCGTTCATGAACCCGGCGAGGCAGAGCTGGGTCTGGCCCCGCTTGCAGGACGGACACGCCCCGCACGCGGGCAGCCAGCAGACCAGCACCCGGTCCCCCGCGCTCAGCCCGGCCACCCCGTCGCCCACGTCCATGACCTCACCGGCGCCCTCGTGGCCGGGGATGAAGGGGGCGGGCTGCGGGAGCACCCCGCTCATCGCGGAGACATCGGAGTGGCACAGCCCGGTGGCCCGGATGCGGAGCCTGACCTTGCCGGGGCCGAAGCCCACCGCCTCGACGTCGTCGAGGACTTCGAGTTTTTCCTGGCCTATCTCGTGCAGTACGGCTGCGCGCATGGTG
It contains:
- a CDS encoding Zn-dependent alcohol dehydrogenase; amino-acid sequence: MRAAVLHEIGQEKLEVLDDVEAVGFGPGKVRLRIRATGLCHSDVSAMSGVLPQPAPFIPGHEGAGEVMDVGDGVAGLSAGDRVLVCWLPACGACPSCKRGQTQLCLAGFMNAGTPNFKRPGGDVFGFAGTGTFTEEVVVGAGCAVPIPDDVPFEIAALIGCGVTTGLGAAINTAKVEAGSSVAVIGCGGVGISTIQGARVQGAAQIIAVDPVASRREAALRFGATEAVSPDEFADAKQRITAGEGFDYVFEVVGKSATARTAYENTRRGGTLCIVGAGAMDDNFQVNMFELFFDEKRILPSMYGGGDVLRSYERAIALWRAGRIDLESMITHRVRLDGINDALDQMRTGESLRTCIEL
- a CDS encoding 3-oxoacyl-ACP reductase; protein product: MSLPLDGLSAIVTGAGRGLGRAEALELARLGAAVVVNDYGQPGRDGSGEASAAPAEQVAEEIRAAGGRAVAHLGDVSGHEEARALVQLAVETYGQLDILVNNAGILRDRMIFSMTEDEWDSVIRVHLKGHFNTTHFAAAHWRSRSKASGGPVYGRIVNTSSEAFLAGSAGQPNYAAAKGGIVGLTTSTALALAKYGVTANVICPRARTRMTQDVFAGFQEPQDGRLDALAPEHVSPLVGYLASPAAAKVNGQLLVVHGGMVAIVERPRVAAKFDSSKETFSFDELDELISPYYEDRPPNETFAAAEVLGLKRG